In Sorghum bicolor cultivar BTx623 chromosome 10, Sorghum_bicolor_NCBIv3, whole genome shotgun sequence, one genomic interval encodes:
- the LOC8069052 gene encoding cytochrome P450 704C1 isoform X2, with translation MASHSQLSSIAATTGLYLLSALSVALLAMTLYIMGVLVSFAVLCIKEFAWSRRARDRPPLVGTMFRMLKNFDRLFDEHVEYALAHRTSRLLFPGHSELLTSDPRVIEHILKNRFSKYSKGDFNTQITKDLFGNGIFTTDGEKWRHQRKLASHEFSTSVLRNFSSGVFRTNAAKLTEKISSAAANKTSIDMQDLLMKTTMDSIFKVGFGFELNTLSGSDEPSIQFSKAFDDANFLVFHRYVDIFWKLKRFLSIGSEAKLKRDIEIIDNFIIQLIHQKREKMKNGRDHKAREDILTRFILASEEDPETMNDRYLRDIVLNFLIAGKDTTANTLTWFFYMLCKNPVVQDKVALEINESLEWAKEDNSIENFTARLNESAIENMHYLHGAITETLRLYPAVAVMADEDDTLPNGYRVVKGDGVNYMIYAMGRMTYLWGKDAEEFKPERWLVNGVFQQESPYKFAAFNGAYNIEIMKDLFGDGIFAIDGDKWRHQRKLASHEFSTKVLREFSSVVFRVNATRLTDKISSAAANRTILNMQDLLMKTTMDSIFKVGFGFELNTLSGTDESSVQFSNAFDEANSLVYHRYVDLFWQLKRYFNIGSEAKLKKNIQIIDDFVMKLIHQKREQMSGRDNKAREDILSRFIIASKEDPETINDRYLRDIVLNFLIAGKDTTGNTLSWFFYMLCKNPIVQDKVALEIKESVKWAEEDNNTEDFTARLNDGTIDKMPYLHAAISETLRLYPAVPVDGKMVEEDDVLPNGYKAIKGDGMNYMIYAMGRMTYLWGEDAEDFKPERWIVNGVFQQESPYKFVSFNAGPRICLGKEFAYRQMKIMAATLIHFFRFKLADESKDATYKTMFTLHMDKGLQLYAYPRST, from the exons ATGGCTTCTCATTCCCAGCTCTCCTCCATCGCCGCAACCACTGGCCTGTACTTGCTTTCAGCTCTCAGCGTAGCCTTGCTGGCGATGACCCTCTACATCATGGGTGTTCTTGTGTCCTTCGCTGTCCTCTGCATCAAAGAGTTTGCTTGGAGTAGGAGAGCTCGTGATCGACCACCGCTCGTCGGGACTATGTTCCGGATGCTCAAGAATTTCGACAGGCTCTTCGATGAGCATGTGGAGTACGCGCTTGCCCATCGGACCAGCAGGCTGCTCTTTCCTGGGCACAGTGAGCTCTTGACCTCTGATCCACGAGTCATTGAACATATCCTCAAGAACAGATTCAGTAAATACAGTAAG GGCGACTTCAACACTCAAATCACGAAGGATCTCTTTGGAAATGGCATTTTCACAACCGACGGGGAGAAGTGGCGGCACCAGAGGAAGTTAGCGAGCCATGAGTTCTCAACCAGCGTCCTTCGCAACTTCAGCAGTGGTGTGTTCAGAACAAATGCTGCAAAACTAACAGAGAAGATCTCATCGGCAGCAGCCAATAAAACTTCCATAGACATGCAG GATCTTTTGATGAAAACAACTATGGATTCAATCTTCAAAGTGGGATTCGGTTTTGAGCTGAACACACTATCTGGTTCAGATGAACCTAGCATTCAATTCAGCAAGGCCTTCGATGatgcaaactttcttgttttccACCGATATGTTGATATATTCTGGAAACTGAAAAGGTTTCTTAGTATTGGCTCAGAAGCTAAACTGAAGAGGGACATTGAGATCATCGACAATTTTATAATTCAGTTGATCCatcaaaagagagagaaaatgaAGAATGGACGTGACCAT AAGGCCAGAGAGGACATACTAACAAGATTTATATTAGCAAGTGAAGAGGACCCTGAAACGATGAATGACCGTTACCTGCGTGACATAGTCCTCAACTTCCTAATCGCCGGGAAAGACACCACAGCAAATACCCTGACCTGGTTCTTCTACATGCTATGCAAGAATCCCGTGGTGCAGGATAAGGTTGCCCTTGAAATTAATGAGTCACTTGAGTGGGCCAAGGAAGATAACAGCATTGAGAACTTCACTGCAAGATTGAATGAAAGTGCTATTGAAAACATGCATTATCTCCATGGTGCGATCACTGAGACACTACGTCTGTATCCTGCTGTTGCAGTG ATGGCAGATGAAGATGATACCCTGCCTAATGGCTATAGAGTGGTTAAAGGAGATGGAGTGAACTACATGATTTATGCCATGGGAAGGATGACATACCTCTGGGGCAAGGATGCTGAAGAATTCAAACCTGAAAGGTGGCTTGTGAATGGAGTTTTCCAGCAAGAGAGCCCTTACAAGTTTGCAGCCTTTAAT GGAGCATACAATATTGAAATTATGAAGGATCTCTTCGGGGATGGAATTTTTGCAATAGACGGGGATAAGTGGAGGCACCAGAGGAAGCTGGCAAGTCATGAATTCTCAACCAAAGTGCTACGTGAATTCAGCAGCGTTGTGTTCAGAGTGAATGCTACAAGACTGACAgataagatatcatctgcagCAGCTAACAGAACAATTCTAAACATGCAG GATCTTTTGATGAAAACAACTATGGATTCAATCTTCAAAGTGGGATTTGGTTTTGAGCTGAATACGCTATCTGGAACAGATGAATCTAGTGTTCAGTTCAGCAATGCCTTTGATGAGGCAAACTCTCTTGTCTACCACCGATATGTCGATCTGTTCTGGCAGCTGAAACGATATTTCAACATTGGATCAGAAGCGAAGCTTAAAAAGAACATTCAGATCATTGATGACTTCGTGATGAAGTTGATCCACCAAAAGAGAGAGCAAATGAGTGGGCGAGATAAT AAAGCCAGAGAGGACATACTATCAAGATTCATAATAGCAAGCAAGGAGGACCCTGAAACGATCAATGATCGCTACCTGCGTGACATAGTCCTCAATTTTCTGATTGCTGGGAAAGACACAACTGGGAACACACTCTCCTGGTTCTTCTACATGCTTTGCAAGAATCCTATAGTGCAGGATAAAGTTGCCCTCGAAATCAAGGAGTCCGTTAAGTGGGCTGAGGAAGATAACAACACAGAAGACTTCACTGCAAGATTGAATGACGGAACAATTGACAAAATGCCCTACCTCCATGCTGCAATCTCTGAGACACTACGGCTGTATCCAGCTGTTCCAGTG GATGGTAAGATGGTGGAAGAAGATGATGTACTACCTAATGGCTATAAAGCGATAAAAGGAGATGGAATGAACTACATGATATATGCAATGGGGAGGATGACATACCTCTGGGGTGAAGATGCTGAAGATTTCAAGCCAGAAAGATGGATTGTGAATGGAGTTTTCCAGCAAGAGAGTCCTTACAAGTTTGTGTCCTTCAAT GCGGGGCCCCGCATTTGCTTAGGGAAAGAGTTTGCATATAGGCAGATGAAGATCATGGCAGCCACCCTGATACACTTCTTCAGGTTCAAACTGGCAGATGAATCCAAGGATGCTACATACAAAACAATGTTTACCCTCCACATGGATAAAGGACTCCAGTTGTATGCATACCCACGTTCTACTTGA
- the LOC8069052 gene encoding cytochrome P450 704C1 isoform X1, giving the protein MASHSQLSSIAATTGLYLLSALSVALLAMTLYIMGVLVSFAVLCIKEFAWSRRARDRPPLVGTMFRMLKNFDRLFDEHVEYALAHRTSRLLFPGHSELLTSDPRVIEHILKNRFSKYSKGDFNTQITKDLFGNGIFTTDGEKWRHQRKLASHEFSTSVLRNFSSGVFRTNAAKLTEKISSAAANKTSIDMQDLLMKTTMDSIFKVGFGFELNTLSGSDEPSIQFSKAFDDANFLVFHRYVDIFWKLKRFLSIGSEAKLKRDIEIIDNFIIQLIHQKREKMKNGRDHKAREDILTRFILASEEDPETMNDRYLRDIVLNFLIAGKDTTANTLTWFFYMLCKNPVVQDKVALEINESLEWAKEDNSIENFTARLNESAIENMHYLHGAITETLRLYPAVAVDGKMADEDDTLPNGYRVVKGDGVNYMIYAMGRMTYLWGKDAEEFKPERWLVNGVFQQESPYKFAAFNGAYNIEIMKDLFGDGIFAIDGDKWRHQRKLASHEFSTKVLREFSSVVFRVNATRLTDKISSAAANRTILNMQDLLMKTTMDSIFKVGFGFELNTLSGTDESSVQFSNAFDEANSLVYHRYVDLFWQLKRYFNIGSEAKLKKNIQIIDDFVMKLIHQKREQMSGRDNKAREDILSRFIIASKEDPETINDRYLRDIVLNFLIAGKDTTGNTLSWFFYMLCKNPIVQDKVALEIKESVKWAEEDNNTEDFTARLNDGTIDKMPYLHAAISETLRLYPAVPVDGKMVEEDDVLPNGYKAIKGDGMNYMIYAMGRMTYLWGEDAEDFKPERWIVNGVFQQESPYKFVSFNAGPRICLGKEFAYRQMKIMAATLIHFFRFKLADESKDATYKTMFTLHMDKGLQLYAYPRST; this is encoded by the exons ATGGCTTCTCATTCCCAGCTCTCCTCCATCGCCGCAACCACTGGCCTGTACTTGCTTTCAGCTCTCAGCGTAGCCTTGCTGGCGATGACCCTCTACATCATGGGTGTTCTTGTGTCCTTCGCTGTCCTCTGCATCAAAGAGTTTGCTTGGAGTAGGAGAGCTCGTGATCGACCACCGCTCGTCGGGACTATGTTCCGGATGCTCAAGAATTTCGACAGGCTCTTCGATGAGCATGTGGAGTACGCGCTTGCCCATCGGACCAGCAGGCTGCTCTTTCCTGGGCACAGTGAGCTCTTGACCTCTGATCCACGAGTCATTGAACATATCCTCAAGAACAGATTCAGTAAATACAGTAAG GGCGACTTCAACACTCAAATCACGAAGGATCTCTTTGGAAATGGCATTTTCACAACCGACGGGGAGAAGTGGCGGCACCAGAGGAAGTTAGCGAGCCATGAGTTCTCAACCAGCGTCCTTCGCAACTTCAGCAGTGGTGTGTTCAGAACAAATGCTGCAAAACTAACAGAGAAGATCTCATCGGCAGCAGCCAATAAAACTTCCATAGACATGCAG GATCTTTTGATGAAAACAACTATGGATTCAATCTTCAAAGTGGGATTCGGTTTTGAGCTGAACACACTATCTGGTTCAGATGAACCTAGCATTCAATTCAGCAAGGCCTTCGATGatgcaaactttcttgttttccACCGATATGTTGATATATTCTGGAAACTGAAAAGGTTTCTTAGTATTGGCTCAGAAGCTAAACTGAAGAGGGACATTGAGATCATCGACAATTTTATAATTCAGTTGATCCatcaaaagagagagaaaatgaAGAATGGACGTGACCAT AAGGCCAGAGAGGACATACTAACAAGATTTATATTAGCAAGTGAAGAGGACCCTGAAACGATGAATGACCGTTACCTGCGTGACATAGTCCTCAACTTCCTAATCGCCGGGAAAGACACCACAGCAAATACCCTGACCTGGTTCTTCTACATGCTATGCAAGAATCCCGTGGTGCAGGATAAGGTTGCCCTTGAAATTAATGAGTCACTTGAGTGGGCCAAGGAAGATAACAGCATTGAGAACTTCACTGCAAGATTGAATGAAAGTGCTATTGAAAACATGCATTATCTCCATGGTGCGATCACTGAGACACTACGTCTGTATCCTGCTGTTGCAGTG GATGGTAAGATGGCAGATGAAGATGATACCCTGCCTAATGGCTATAGAGTGGTTAAAGGAGATGGAGTGAACTACATGATTTATGCCATGGGAAGGATGACATACCTCTGGGGCAAGGATGCTGAAGAATTCAAACCTGAAAGGTGGCTTGTGAATGGAGTTTTCCAGCAAGAGAGCCCTTACAAGTTTGCAGCCTTTAAT GGAGCATACAATATTGAAATTATGAAGGATCTCTTCGGGGATGGAATTTTTGCAATAGACGGGGATAAGTGGAGGCACCAGAGGAAGCTGGCAAGTCATGAATTCTCAACCAAAGTGCTACGTGAATTCAGCAGCGTTGTGTTCAGAGTGAATGCTACAAGACTGACAgataagatatcatctgcagCAGCTAACAGAACAATTCTAAACATGCAG GATCTTTTGATGAAAACAACTATGGATTCAATCTTCAAAGTGGGATTTGGTTTTGAGCTGAATACGCTATCTGGAACAGATGAATCTAGTGTTCAGTTCAGCAATGCCTTTGATGAGGCAAACTCTCTTGTCTACCACCGATATGTCGATCTGTTCTGGCAGCTGAAACGATATTTCAACATTGGATCAGAAGCGAAGCTTAAAAAGAACATTCAGATCATTGATGACTTCGTGATGAAGTTGATCCACCAAAAGAGAGAGCAAATGAGTGGGCGAGATAAT AAAGCCAGAGAGGACATACTATCAAGATTCATAATAGCAAGCAAGGAGGACCCTGAAACGATCAATGATCGCTACCTGCGTGACATAGTCCTCAATTTTCTGATTGCTGGGAAAGACACAACTGGGAACACACTCTCCTGGTTCTTCTACATGCTTTGCAAGAATCCTATAGTGCAGGATAAAGTTGCCCTCGAAATCAAGGAGTCCGTTAAGTGGGCTGAGGAAGATAACAACACAGAAGACTTCACTGCAAGATTGAATGACGGAACAATTGACAAAATGCCCTACCTCCATGCTGCAATCTCTGAGACACTACGGCTGTATCCAGCTGTTCCAGTG GATGGTAAGATGGTGGAAGAAGATGATGTACTACCTAATGGCTATAAAGCGATAAAAGGAGATGGAATGAACTACATGATATATGCAATGGGGAGGATGACATACCTCTGGGGTGAAGATGCTGAAGATTTCAAGCCAGAAAGATGGATTGTGAATGGAGTTTTCCAGCAAGAGAGTCCTTACAAGTTTGTGTCCTTCAAT GCGGGGCCCCGCATTTGCTTAGGGAAAGAGTTTGCATATAGGCAGATGAAGATCATGGCAGCCACCCTGATACACTTCTTCAGGTTCAAACTGGCAGATGAATCCAAGGATGCTACATACAAAACAATGTTTACCCTCCACATGGATAAAGGACTCCAGTTGTATGCATACCCACGTTCTACTTGA
- the LOC8069052 gene encoding cytochrome P450 704C1 isoform X3 has product MASHSQLSSIAATTGLYLLSALSVALLAMTLYIMGVLVSFAVLCIKEFAWSRRARDRPPLVGTMFRMLKNFDRLFDEHVEYALAHRTSRLLFPGHSELLTSDPRVIEHILKNRFSKYSKGDFNTQITKDLFGNGIFTTDGEKWRHQRKLASHEFSTSVLRNFSSGVFRTNAAKLTEKISSAAANKTSIDMQDLLMKTTMDSIFKVGFGFELNTLSGSDEPSIQFSKAFDDANFLVFHRYVDIFWKLKRFLSIGSEAKLKRDIEIIDNFIIQLIHQKREKMKNGRDHKAREDILTRFILASEEDPETMNDRYLRDIVLNFLIAGKDTTANTLTWFFYMLCKNPVVQDKVALEINESLEWAKEDNSIENFTARLNESAIENMHYLHGAITETLRLYPAVAVDGKMADEDDTLPNGYRVVKGDGVNYMIYAMGRMTYLWGKDAEEFKPERWLVNGVFQQESPYKFAAFNAGPRICLGKEFAYRQMKIMAATLLYFFRFKLEDESKEPTYKVMFTLHIDKGLHLYAYPRSA; this is encoded by the exons ATGGCTTCTCATTCCCAGCTCTCCTCCATCGCCGCAACCACTGGCCTGTACTTGCTTTCAGCTCTCAGCGTAGCCTTGCTGGCGATGACCCTCTACATCATGGGTGTTCTTGTGTCCTTCGCTGTCCTCTGCATCAAAGAGTTTGCTTGGAGTAGGAGAGCTCGTGATCGACCACCGCTCGTCGGGACTATGTTCCGGATGCTCAAGAATTTCGACAGGCTCTTCGATGAGCATGTGGAGTACGCGCTTGCCCATCGGACCAGCAGGCTGCTCTTTCCTGGGCACAGTGAGCTCTTGACCTCTGATCCACGAGTCATTGAACATATCCTCAAGAACAGATTCAGTAAATACAGTAAG GGCGACTTCAACACTCAAATCACGAAGGATCTCTTTGGAAATGGCATTTTCACAACCGACGGGGAGAAGTGGCGGCACCAGAGGAAGTTAGCGAGCCATGAGTTCTCAACCAGCGTCCTTCGCAACTTCAGCAGTGGTGTGTTCAGAACAAATGCTGCAAAACTAACAGAGAAGATCTCATCGGCAGCAGCCAATAAAACTTCCATAGACATGCAG GATCTTTTGATGAAAACAACTATGGATTCAATCTTCAAAGTGGGATTCGGTTTTGAGCTGAACACACTATCTGGTTCAGATGAACCTAGCATTCAATTCAGCAAGGCCTTCGATGatgcaaactttcttgttttccACCGATATGTTGATATATTCTGGAAACTGAAAAGGTTTCTTAGTATTGGCTCAGAAGCTAAACTGAAGAGGGACATTGAGATCATCGACAATTTTATAATTCAGTTGATCCatcaaaagagagagaaaatgaAGAATGGACGTGACCAT AAGGCCAGAGAGGACATACTAACAAGATTTATATTAGCAAGTGAAGAGGACCCTGAAACGATGAATGACCGTTACCTGCGTGACATAGTCCTCAACTTCCTAATCGCCGGGAAAGACACCACAGCAAATACCCTGACCTGGTTCTTCTACATGCTATGCAAGAATCCCGTGGTGCAGGATAAGGTTGCCCTTGAAATTAATGAGTCACTTGAGTGGGCCAAGGAAGATAACAGCATTGAGAACTTCACTGCAAGATTGAATGAAAGTGCTATTGAAAACATGCATTATCTCCATGGTGCGATCACTGAGACACTACGTCTGTATCCTGCTGTTGCAGTG GATGGTAAGATGGCAGATGAAGATGATACCCTGCCTAATGGCTATAGAGTGGTTAAAGGAGATGGAGTGAACTACATGATTTATGCCATGGGAAGGATGACATACCTCTGGGGCAAGGATGCTGAAGAATTCAAACCTGAAAGGTGGCTTGTGAATGGAGTTTTCCAGCAAGAGAGCCCTTACAAGTTTGCAGCCTTTAAT GCGGGTCCCCGCATCTGCTTGGGGAAGGAATTTGCGTACAGGCAGATGAAGATCATGGCTGCTACCCTGTTATATTTCTTCAGGTTCAAACTGGAGGATGAATCCAAGGAACCGACATACAAAGTCATGTTTACCCTGCACATCGACAAAGGTCTTCACTTGTATGCATACCCACGTTCAGCATAG